In Desulfobulbaceae bacterium, the sequence GCGATATACAGGTAAGCGATCGAAGAGAGACTCCGAGGCGCGGGGTGTGTTTTGTGAGTGAGGCCATACATATGGTATGCCGAACGAGCAAAACCGCCACGCAACGCAGTAGATCGGACTTTTTGCGACGCCATCAACTTTAGCTTAGAATAAATCGTCGGGTCGTCCTATCCCAACAATCTCTCATAGGCCAGCCTCGTCTCGTGATTAAAGCAGACAAAGATCACCCGCTCCAGGCCCATATTCTGTTCCAGGGCAAGAGAAGTCTGTTCCAGAGCGATGGTGGCAGCTTTATCCTTAGGGTAACCATAGACTCCGGTGCTGATGGCCGGGAAGGCAATGGTTAGCACCCCCAACTCCTTGGCTAAACGGAAGCTGTTCCGGTAGCAACTGGCAAGCAGACCGGACTCACCCAAACCCCCTCCTTGCCAGATCGGGCCCACGGTGTGGATCACATACCGGGCGGGCAGCTGGTAACCGCGAGTCACTCTCGCCTCTCCAGCCGGGCATCCGCCAAGAGTGCGGCACTCGGCAAGCAGATCCGGTCCAGCGGCCCGGTGGATAGCCCCATCTACGCCACCACCACCCAACAGCGATGAATTAGCAGCATTGACAATGGCATCGACTGCAAGGGTAGTAATGTCATCCCGAGTGAGTGAGATACGGGTGTGGTACAAGGTGTTCACCTTTCTCCTCTCAAGTCAGACCCATGGCCAAACGAGCGGCGCCCAACAGGGCAGTCTCGGGGTTTGTGACCAGATGCACCGGCATGGCGGCAAGAAGCGGCTGCATGGGTCCTGGCCGAACAAAAGAGGTCATGAACACCTCCTGAAAAGCAGGAATGATCTTGGGCGGAATACCGCCGCCGATAAAAAAACCGCCGGTGCTCAGAGTTTTAAGAGCCAGATTTGCCGACTCGACCGCGATGATCTCGACCAGGAGCCGCAGGGTGGCGCAACAGAGGGGATCACGTTGAACAGGGCTCAGCGCGGCGCTGGTGATCACCGGCGCGGGGTCTATTGCCGCCTCTAAGGACTGAGCCAACCAATCCGGCTCAGGGTGCGCTCCTTCCTGCTTCAAAAAATCATAAATTACCGGCAATCCACGGCCGGAGGCCAAGAGATCAAAGGTTTCCGCCCCACTACCTCGGGCGAAGAGAAACTCTGCCAGAGCAAGCTGCTGGCGGGTGGCTGGCGAAAACAAACCGTGCCCCCCTTCGGTCGGATAGGCCTGATAGCGTTGTCCGTCCCAAAACATCATCGCCTCGCCCAACCCGGTCCCTGGGGCGATTACCGCAAGCGGCCCATGATCAACAAACGTGCCTTTGTTCAAACAGAGAAGCTCACTTGCCGGAATGCCGCCAATCCCATAGGCAGTAGCCACCAGATCGTTGACAACCTCAACCTCGGCAAGGGCAAATCGTTCTCTGACCTCCTCGGCATCAACAGACCAGGTAAGCTTGGTAATCTTGGCCCGGCCGTTGAACACCGGTCCCGCCACCCCAAAGGCTGCCCGCTGAACAGTGAGGCCACAAGATTCCAAAAAATCGGTGACCATCGTTTCGAGATCGACATAGTCACGGCTAGCAAAAGATGTCTGAGCCAAAGGCTGGGAGAAATCGCCAGTGGCATAAACCGCAAGGTTGGTCTTGGTCCCGCCGATATCTCCGGCCAGAATACGCGCTACGTCAGTCATCATCAATTTCTCTCTGGTTCATGTCCACTCCTGTTGGTGGAAGGAATCTACCCTTGGCGCTCGATAATGCCGCAAGTAACCTGCAGGCGCTTAATGTGTGGGGGGTGATCTGAGGAGAACATAGACATCAAACACCGGCCAGATCTCAGCAGCTGCGCCCATGACAATCATAGCCAAAGCCATCATCCGGACACCTTGCCCGCAGCCCAGACCGCAAGTTTCTCGCGGAAAATTTTGGCATTATGGCGAATATCCACCGGAAACGAATCGTGGACCAGAAAATTCTCAATCACAGCGGTATGAGCGTGTTGCAGCGCCAGCTTCCGCAGCTCGACAAAGAGCGTGCCGGTATCTGTAATTGTGGCATTAGGCTCGACGATCAACACCGGCAGTTGACGGCCAGGCTCACCAACACCAACCAGGGCGGACCTGCTAACCAACGGATGACAATTAAACACCGCCTCGCAGCAGATGGTATAAAGCGTCCCGTTCGCTGTCCGCACCCGGTGGGCCTTGCGTCCGCAGAACCAGACTCGCCCAGCGTCATCGCAATATCCAAGATCTCCAACCCGATGCCACGCCCCATCCCCATCCTGAATCTTAGCTAACAGATTTTCCTGGTCATTATTGTCATAGGCCATGGTTACTACCGGACCACGGACAATAATCTCCCCAATCGGACAAGATGCCAGTTTAAGACCTTCGTCATCCCCTACCCTTAAGGGCAGTGCGTCGGGCAGTCGCCCCAGCGGATCATCACTGACCGGGATGATCCGCACCTCAATGCCGGGGAGCGCCCGACCGACGCAGACCCCCAGACCTTGCTGGGTTAACGGCCAGGTTTCAGCCAGCGCCTCACGTCCGGTGATGGAGACGATGGGCAGCGACTCGGTGGCCCCATAGGGGATATGAATCTCGGCATCATCATGAAGTACGGCGTGAAGCCGCTCAATCAACTCACCCGATACCGGGGCGCCGGCCATCAGCACCTTGCGCAGACTCGGCAGACGGATGGCGTGGGTCAGCGCATAGCGGCTAATCACGTTCCAGATGGCAGGAGAACCAAAGGAGTAAGTTACCCCATACTCGTTAATCGTCTGGATAAATTTTTCAGGGTCTACCTGAGCCGGGCGGGTGGGATCCATATCAGGAATCACAGCGCTTGCCCCCAAAGCGATAGAGAATAGGGCAAATAGGGGAAAAGCCGGCTGATCGACATCGCCGGGGCCGATACGGTAATAGTCTCGAATTTGATCGAGCTGGGCCTGAAAAATTCTATGCTCGTAACGAACACCTTTTGGAGGGCCGGTGCTGCCGGTGGTAAATATGATAGCGGCCAGATCGCCGTCTTTCGTCGGGGTAATGTCAAGCTCACCCATAGGCTGCGGCTTAGGAAGTTCCGTGCCCAGCAGACCAAAGGCCCGCCCGACACAGATACGGCGCCGGATTGTGACGAAGGGAGATCGGAAGAGGCGGCTGAAGAGTTGGGCTTTAGGGATACCAATCAGGACCGATGGTTTGACCGACCCGATGCAGCGCAACAAATTGCGGTAGCCCATCCCGGGATCGATCAAAATGACCACCGCTCCTGCGGCAAAGAGAGCAAAGGCGAGGCAGACGAACTCCTTCGATGGCTTGACCATCAGCATCACCCTATCCCCCGGGCAAATCCCCTGCCCTCTCAGAAAGCCGGCATACGATGCAGTATGAGCATGAATCTCGGAAAATGTCCACCGTTGCCAGCGCCCCCTCTCCTTAGCAATCAGCGCTGTATTACCACCCCCCCTGCGAGTGGCCTCGACCAGGGCGACGGCGATGTTAGCCATCCGTCTGAACCTCATGGAAGAAATCTCGAACCATGGGCTCAATCTCGTCCCCGGCATCCTCCAGCAGATAGTGGCCTGCCCCGGCAAAATAATGCCTGCGCGCTTCAGGAAAGCGCTTGAGCCATTCAGCGTAAAAGACATTATCGAAGCAAAAATCCCTGCCGCCCCACAGGATCAGCATGGGCTTCGAGCGAAGTTTTGTCAGATTCTCTTCAATGCTTTGCAAGACCGACCACGAGACATGACTCTTATCTAAAGGAATATCGCGAACAAAGCTGTAAATCGCCACCCGATTTCGCCACGAATTATACGGGGCCAGATAGCCATGGGAGACCTCACAAGGGAGCTTTCTCGCCACAGCCATGGTCACTGCCGGGCGAGCAAAACCATTTAAGCCACGCACCAGCAACGCCCCTAGCCAGGGCAAACGACATAACCAAATACGCCAAGGGATGCGGGAGGAGCAAAAAGCCGCGGTATTGGTGATCACCAGCGAACGGATTATCTTAGGATGACGGCCAGCAAAGCCCATACCGATCGCCCCGCCCCAGTCATGAACCATCAGCGACATATCACAAAGCCCCAGATGATTGACCAGCGCAGCCAGATTATTGATATGGGTTTCCAGAGTGTAGGGGTAGTCCTGAGGCTTAGCAGAGAGGCCGCAGCCCATGTGATCGGGAACGATGACCCTGAACTCGGCGCGGAGGGCTAGAACCAGGTTGCGATAATAAAACGACCAGGTGGGGTTGCCGTGGAGCATGACAATCACCGGACCTGTTCCCTCGTCAAGATACGACATGGTCAAGCCGTTGATATCAAAAGATTTGGGAGTGAAGGGATAAAGAGCGCTCATCTTGACACCTACCACTCCACGCCGAGCATCAGGCAATTGATCCCGCTGCCAATGCCGAGCAGGGCGGCACGATCACCGGGCAATATCTTCCCTGCCTCAACCGCCATGGCCATGGTGATCGGGGCAGACACCGAACCAACGTTGCCTAAGCTGGCCAGCGTCTCGAAATTGTTTGCCGGGTCAAGACCCAAGGTCTCCATCAATAGCCGGGCATGAGCGCTGCCAACCTGATGGCAGCAGTAACAGGCAATACTCTCCGGTGACCAACCCAGTTCCTCCATAAATTCCGGCCAGACCTGAGCCGCCGTCTCCACTCCACGCTTCAACAACTCCTCGGAGTCGGTCTTCATCAGCGTCCCAGAACTCCCGCCATCACCCTGACAAAGGTTACTGTGACCGGTATTGGCGCGACATGCCCCACCAACTAACCGATGGCCCTCCCCTTGCGTCCGCGACAAGACACAGGCCACCGCCCCGGAACCAATAGTAAGCGACGCGAAAGAACCCTTAATGCCTTTACGGGTAAGGGTCTCATCAGCCAACAGCGAGGCGATGGTGGTTTCGACCAAGTCTTCCGCAGTCTCACCCGCAACCAGAAGGCCATGCCGGATCTGACCCAACTCGATCATTGAGGCCAGCACCATCATGCCGTTCAAAAAACCCAAACAGGCGTTGGAGAGATCAAAGATCAGACATTGCCCATTAAGACCCAAAGCGTGGTGAACAAAGGAGGCAGTGGCCGGCTCGATCATATCACGGCACACCGACGTATTGATCAAACAATCGATATCGGATGGAGCAAGACCCGAAGCGGCCAACGCCTTGGCCCCGGCTTTGGCCGCCCCATGGCTCGGACGAGTGCCCGGATCCCAGAAACGACGGCTGTCGATACCGCTCATCAGGGCCAACCGCCCATGGGGTAGCTTCAACCGGGTATAGACCGGTCCCAAACGCTCCTCCAGCTCAGCAGATGACACCTGATGAGGTGGGAGTTGATAAGTAAGTGAAGAAATAGCAACATTAGAAAAATGCATGAGATGATCTGTCGTTATGTCCCGCTGTAGGGCAATGGAATTGACATGGGTGTTTCTGCTATGATTCTGAAACTAATCCCGAAAGACTACGCACCGGTAACCCGGCGGACGATCTCTTGATCGAAATAATTAATCGCCATCCCAGCGTCAACGACCACGGACTGGGCAGTGATCCCTGAGGACCGCTCCGAGAGTAAAAAAACGGCAAGATCGGCGGCTTCCCTGGTCTCGATAGCCTTTTTTCGTGGAATAACCTGCTCAGCAAAGAGGTAGGAGTCAACATACCCTGGGATTCCGGCCGAAGCGGAAGTCTTAAGCAAGGCAGGACAGACGGCATTAAAACGCACCCGCGAGAACTCGGAAAAGCTCTTCGTTAGAAAGCACAACGACGATTCCAGTGCCGCCTTGACCGGAGCCATATAACCATAATTTTCTGCCGCCATGCGAGTGGTGGAGATAGAGATGGTTACCACCGAGGCATCAGCATCAAGAAGCGTGCTAAAATGGTTTGCAATGGCGATCAGCGAGAAGCATGAGATATTCACTGCCTGCAAAAAATCCGCCTTAATCATCCGATGAAAAGGCTGAAGCCCAGCCGAGTAGTTGGCAAAGGCAATCGAGTGAACCAGCCCGTGAATTGGACCACCGACTTCATGAGCAATCTCGTCCCGAACCCGGATGATGTTTGCCTCATCCTCGACATCGCAGCAATACACTCTTGATTCAGGAAAAAGTTTACAAGCAGTAGTTCGCCGTTCCTCACTCCGCACCACGAAAATAACCTCGGCTCCCTCCTCCACCAGTACTTTGGCAATGGCACAGGCAATCGACTTTTTGTTGGCCAACCCGAAGATAACGATTCGTTTTGCTTGCAGATTCAGAAAGGACATGGGAGTAGCCAGGCACGAGTGATTGAGTGGTTAGTCACGAGCCAGAAAACGTCCATTGAAAAAATGACCAGTCTGGCTTTCGTCACCGGTTATGGGGTTTACCGCAGACAGAAATCTTACTCTGGTGGCTGCAACACCACCTCGGCGCAGCCGAATTCAACACTAACCGCAGTCTTGCCCCCAAGTTTGACCTTACCCTTCATGATCCAGGACGGACCAACTATCTCCACCAGCTTGGCCTCCAGAACCACCAAGCTATCGGGCGGGACCTGTCGTTTAAATTTAGCATTGTAGATCCTGGTCAAGACCGGCAATCCATTGCTTGACCGCTGTTCCTGCTGCAGACGATACGCAATCAGCGCCGCTCCAGCCTGAAATACCGCCTCGCAAAGAATTACCCCCGGAGTAATCGGATAGTTCGGATAATGACCATGATATAAGGAAAAATCTGCACTGAAGAATTTTTCGGCAACAATAATAGTGTCGTTTAAAGAGAGGATCTGATCCAGCCACAAAAAGGGAGGACGATGCGGAATGAGGGTTTCAATCTCAAATGCCACCATTAATCTCCAGGACTGAACCAGTTATGTAGCCAGCCTTCCGACTGGCCAGAAAGAGGACCGCATCCGCCACCTCGTCCGGGGTGCCAAACCGACCCAAGGGAACCAGCTTCTGATACTCTGCCTTACGTTCCGGGGTGAGCGAAGCGATCAAATCGGTGTCGATAAAGCCAGGTGAAACACAGTTAACTGTGATCTTGCGCTTGGCTGTCTCCTTTGAAAGTGAGCGCATCAAACCAATTTGCCCGGCCTTGGAGGCGGCGTAGTTAGACTGGCCGACAAAACCCAAGTGGGCCATAGGGGAGGTAATGAAGATAATCCTTCCGAATTTCTTGCGAGTCATCAGCATGACCGCATGCTTTGCCATATTATAGGAACCGTTCAAGTTCACATCAATAACCCGCCCCCAGTCCTCTGCCGGCATCATGGCAAGGACTGCATCCCGCCGAATACCGGCATTGCTGACCAGAATATCGAGACTACCAAACTCTTCCTCAATCCCAGCATAGAAACCACTCACCGCCTGATAATCGGCGACATCGCACCGGTGAAGACGAAGACGAGCGCCATGGGCCGCACACTCCGTCGCAAAAAGTTCTGCCGCTGCGTCATCACCGCCGTACGCGCCAATAACCGTCGCCCCCTGCTCCAGCAGGGCCTTGGCAATAGCCGCGCCAATGCCTTTTGTAGCGCCGCTGACCACCGCCACCTGCTGATCAAATTGCCCGATTGTCATGGCCGTTATCTCTTCTTCTAGTTGCTGTGTAGGTGAAGCTGAATAGAGCGATCAACCCCAAAAAATACCCGTGGGGTCATTATCGACCTCAGCCAACAATGATTCGAGTCGCGAATCCTCATTATGCTCCGGATAGTGCATGCGTTTATCGTTACGATCAAAGCAGTAGAGCTTCCACTTCCGAGTCTCGGGATTGAACTCAAATTGAGCGATTTTCATCCTAATCCATTGACCAGGTGCCTGGAAAGCCTGCCGCGACTCAACAAGATAAAGTTTATTACCGCGCAGTTCATAACTGAGCCGAACTTGATCATGGATAGATCCGGGAATACGCCTATCACAATAGGCGTCCATTATCTTCATCACACGCCGTTTGTCTATTTCAAGAAGCGCCATTGGAAAATTTACCCTCGGATATAGGCATCAACATCATTAGCAACAATGACCCCGTAGTTAATCGCACCAAGCCAGCCCGACATGATGATCCCCACCGACCCGACATGAAAGAGACCAGGCACCACCTTGAAAATTGAACGGGAAACATCAAGTCCCTCGAACTTGGTCCCAAAGGACGACCCTTTGGTGTGTAGGGTATAGCGTTGAAAGGTCTTGGGAGTGGCAGCTTCAAGCCAGTCACACTTGGCACGGATATCAGGCAGATATTTTTCGAGTCCGTCAAGCGCCCGGTCGATCATCCGTTTCTTGGCCTGCCCATAAGCATCATCATCAAGACCTGCCCAATCATCGTAACGGGCATTCATGGAGGCGACAATGGTATAGCGGTCATGGCCCGGACGAGTCCTGGGGTAATAAAGAGAGAAAGTACGGCTCTTAGTCTCCAAATCCAGCATCTCATCAGCGCTGAAATTCTCCGCCTCGGAAGTGAAGAGCAGATCACCGATGTCAGGGATGGTCTCATCTTTCTGCACCCCCATATAGACCTGACAGCTCGAATTATTGACTTTAACCAAACCGCTTTCCTCTATGAAATCAGAAGGAAAGGCCTCGCGTCCGGCCAGATCATTAATGGTGTTTAAAATCCCGGCGTTTGAGACCACGGCACGGGCCATAATCTCTCGCCCACCCGCCACCACCCCACGCACCCTGCCCTGATCGATAATAATCCGATCAACCTTAGTGCGGTCACAAAAGGTCACCCCATTTTTTTCCGCCTCTTCCACCATCATCCCAATCAACTTATCGGTGCCACCGGTGAAGGTAAACACTCCCCGATCCATGAAATTCGAAAAAACAATGCCATAAGTAATCGCCGGATCATCCAAGGTCGAACCGTTGGCGTAAGTAATAGGCTCCATCAACAGACGATGAACATCACTACGGCCAGGAAAAAACCGGTCAAACAACTCACGGGTGGTCATGGTCCGGTCATCGTAAAAATTCATCCCGGCAACAGTAGCAAAGAACTGATCGATCACGGAACGGCTGATCCGAAAGTTATTTTCCAGAATCGAAGTAAAATCCTGTCGATCAAAAGTGGTGGTCAGCGAAAACTGAGGGTTATCAAAGCGAATAGCATTAAGCTGAACGATGGAGTCCATGATCGCCCGGTTCCAATACTTGCGGCAGGTTTTGACCATGCCATAAGGGAAGCCGTGGAGGGAGATATCGAAGATATGCCCCCGGCGCTTAAACCAGGTAGCAAGTCCTCCGAGTTGATGATGATGTTCCAGAAGGAGGACGCTATGCCCGGCCCTGGCCAAGCGATTGGCTGAGGTCAGTCCGCCGAGGCCGGAGCCAATGACCACGATGTCATAGGCCTCGCGAAGATCGTCGCTTGAGTGATAAACCATAAATTATTAATACTGATTTGTATTTGATTGTTACTATTCTGCGTTATTCGGCTTGATCACATCGAGCCGAAAGTGACCGATTGAAATCATGCATTTACAGACCGCACATGAGAAAAACCCCTGCCACCTGCGCGAGGGGGAGGGGGAAACATCTGGCAGAAACTTAACCGGACAACAAGGTTACAAGTAACAATCAAATAGTTGTCAACAGATGCTGATTAACGATGGTTACTCCGCTGAGCATCGCACCGACGATTCCCAAGAACCCCTGGTCGGTCCCGGCCAAAAATAGATTGGGATAACGGGTTCGACCATCCTTGACTTTGAGAGGACTGCCGTAAACTGCGCCATCAGCCTTGCCGCTATACTCTTCGATAGTAAGCGGAGTAAAAGTGTCTTGATATACAATGTTTTGACTGAAATTCCCAATCATTTTGCCGATTTTCGCCAATGACCGCTCCTGCCAGGCTGATTTCATTTCCAGATAACCACTGGAGCGCCCCTGACTCGCCCCAATGTCGGCTTGGCGAAAGATCTCGTAATTAGCGGGATGGGTCACCCTAATCTGAACCATCTCGGTTTCCGGCAGCCCAGCAAAATTCTCTGGGAAATTAATAACACCAACGCTTAGGTCCATAGCCTCAACAGGTCGATGATAAATGAATTGTTCACGTTCGCTAAAAAAAACACAGGTGCTGTCATGGCGAATCCCGGTCAACTCTGCTCGCGGCAGCAAATAGATGGACTCTACAAAACTCATCCTGCCGACATAGTCATCCTGATCTCCCTCAAGACAATCAGGCGCCAGGGCCTTGGTAGAGGCAGCGCCAATAGTCGAGATCACACTCTCGGCCATCAACTCCTCTCCGGAGGCAAGACGGACCCCAACCACTTGATCCTGGTTCACAATCAACGATTGAACTCCGGCCTTAAATCTAATCTCTCCGCCTAGCTCCTGATAGTGATTGAGCAGCAAGGAGAGAAAATCACGGATAGTGCCTTGGGGCCTGAAAAAACCCTCCAAGTAAACAGCCTGGAACATGATTACAAACTGAGCCAGATCCATGTCGTCCTCCTGACTGTTGCCGTAAATCATCAAGGGGCAGAGCAGCATTTCGCACAGAAGAGGATCAGGGATAAAGGTCTTAAGCGTGACGCGAGCGGAGATCCAAGGTCTGACAGTGAATGGGTCGTAACTCCTGACAAAATCAACGAGCCGAGAAAACCCTGGGGATGACGATAAAAAACAGGTGGAAATTTCATCCTCAAGACAGGCTATATCATTGGTAAAGCGGAGACAGTGAGAAGGGAAAATGATCTCTGAACCGATCTGCTGATGAGCCTGGAAGGACTTTCGAGAAAGCTTCAATTGACGGAACAGCCGATTTAATGGCGCGGCCCGGTCTTCCGGTCCGGCATAATTGGTCATGGCATGGAGGCCGGTCTCCAAAAGATGACCCTGGCGATAATAATAAGAATTCAAGCCACCAGGTCGAGTGTGACGTTCAAGAATAATGACCGGTCTGCCGAAACGGGCCAGACGGATGCCTGCGGCGAGCCCTGACATCCCGCCGCCAATGATGAGAACCGGTCTTTCGCTCACTGCTTAAAAGTCGCGCAGTTTGGGCTCCAGATAGTTGACGCATGATTCAAGCGTCGCCAATTGCGGGTAATCCTCTTCCGGAATCTGTAGCTTGTACCGCTTGCGCAACTCCATAACAATATCGAGAAAATCCATTGAGTCAAGATCAAGCTGATCTCGCAACGGTTGATCAGCCGCCAAGGTAGTGGTATCGGCTTCTTCATCGATATCCTTGATAATTTCAATAATTATATCACTGATAGCATCTCTGGTCATCAACACTCCTCGTTTCGATCAGATTGATAGTCTGAAAAAAGCTAGATAGTCAGCCTGCAACAGCATAACAGTCAACCAACCTAGGCAAATTTTTTAACAATAATAACTGAATTGATCCCCACCATTCCAAAGGAGTTGTTGAGGATAATGTCAACCTTGTCCACAGCCTGTGGCACGTTCAATACCAAATTGGGCAGGGCGCATTCCGGATCAAGCCGGTCAACATTGATGGTGGGATGCACCATATGGTCATCAAAGGCTGGCAGGTTAGCGGCAAGTTCCAAGACCCCGGCGGCTCCCATGGCGTGCCCAATTATGCTCTTGGTATTGTTGAAATATGTTGAGGGACAATCGGCAAAGATCTCAATCAAGCCTCGGCACTCTTCGATATCACCCTGTCTGGTACCTGTGGCGTGGGTATTAACAATGTCAACCTCATCTGGCCGCAGACCTGCGCGCTTCAGCGCCAAGCGCACGCACTCAGCCTGACGAGGCCCGTGAGGCATGACAAAGTCCAAGGCATCGGAATTCATCGCATATCCCACAATTTCACCATAGATCTTGGCGCCTCGCATCAAGGCCCGGTCAAGTGTCTCCAGGCAATACAGACATGCCCCCTCGGAGATGACGATACCGTCACGATCAAGATCAAAGGGACGACTGGCTTTAGTGGGATCAGGATGAGCGGCTAACGCCCCCTGGGCTTTAAAACTGGCAAAGATGCCAAACGAACCCACTGACTCGGAGATGCCGCCGCACAAAGCAAGATCAACCTCGCCTAACCGCAACATCTGAGCCCCCTGAATCAGCGCTGCGTTACCGGCAGCACAGGCGGCCCCCACTGAGTAGTGCGGGCCGGTAATCCCAAGGCTCATCGTGATCTCACCAGCCGGGTTATTAAGTACGGTCCGTGGATTATGATGATGAGTCCAATAATCCACATTATAGCCGTACTGACTGATATTATAGACCTCATTCTCGGTCTCGACGGTCCCGTGCTCGGTCAGACCGATATACACTCCGGTCGCATCACGACGGTACTCACTGAAATCAATCCCGGCATCGGCCAAGGCCTCATGGGCGGCATACACACCCAAGCACCCTGCCCTGGTCCCGCGTTTATTGTCCTTCTTCTTGCGGTACTTGGTCTCCGGAAAGGTGCAGACCCCGGCAGGGGCCTTGCCCATGTAGCGCAACTCGATCTCACGGATCTCACTTCGGCCTGCCAATACTTTGGCCCGAAAGTCCGTGAGGTTATCAGCATTCGGTGCGGCAAGTCCGACCCCGGTAATCACAATCCGCTGTTGTGCTGGCAGTATATCCATCAATCAATCCCTGCGGGCTCGGCGCAACAGACAGTTCACTCTCCCGGAGTCTCATTTTGTTCGCTTACCCGGGGTCGCACTTTGTTCGCTTACCTATTTTTGCATCCCGGCTTAATTGACGGGGAGTTTCTCAAATACGCACAATACAGAGAGTAGGATACGTCACAACATGCCCCATCCCCTTGTAACACAGCAAGTCCTTACAAAAAGAGAAAAACTATAATAAAAAATATCCAGTGTGTCGACAGGATTATTCGAATTGACGTCTGAACTGGTCAAAATCAGAGCGGAGCTGTGCTAAATCAGCACGCAAGGTTTCCACCTCATCGGTCAACGCCTCAATCTTGTCATTTTCAGCCCTCACCACCAAAGTGGCAGATTCTGGACGGGATATCGCTTCCTCCACCTCAGGCTCACCAGATAACAGGTGGGCGTATCGCGACTCCTTACGACCTGGCTGGCGAGGGAGCTTAGCAACATACTCGGCCTCAATCATCTCAGACAAGGCTGCCTCGACGGCCTCAAGATCATCAAATTGATAAGCCCGTTCAGTACGTGT encodes:
- a CDS encoding NAD(P)/FAD-dependent oxidoreductase, which translates into the protein MVYHSSDDLREAYDIVVIGSGLGGLTSANRLARAGHSVLLLEHHHQLGGLATWFKRRGHIFDISLHGFPYGMVKTCRKYWNRAIMDSIVQLNAIRFDNPQFSLTTTFDRQDFTSILENNFRISRSVIDQFFATVAGMNFYDDRTMTTRELFDRFFPGRSDVHRLLMEPITYANGSTLDDPAITYGIVFSNFMDRGVFTFTGGTDKLIGMMVEEAEKNGVTFCDRTKVDRIIIDQGRVRGVVAGGREIMARAVVSNAGILNTINDLAGREAFPSDFIEESGLVKVNNSSCQVYMGVQKDETIPDIGDLLFTSEAENFSADEMLDLETKSRTFSLYYPRTRPGHDRYTIVASMNARYDDWAGLDDDAYGQAKKRMIDRALDGLEKYLPDIRAKCDWLEAATPKTFQRYTLHTKGSSFGTKFEGLDVSRSIFKVVPGLFHVGSVGIIMSGWLGAINYGVIVANDVDAYIRG
- a CDS encoding NAD(P)/FAD-dependent oxidoreductase, with protein sequence MSERPVLIIGGGMSGLAAGIRLARFGRPVIILERHTRPGGLNSYYYRQGHLLETGLHAMTNYAGPEDRAAPLNRLFRQLKLSRKSFQAHQQIGSEIIFPSHCLRFTNDIACLEDEISTCFLSSSPGFSRLVDFVRSYDPFTVRPWISARVTLKTFIPDPLLCEMLLCPLMIYGNSQEDDMDLAQFVIMFQAVYLEGFFRPQGTIRDFLSLLLNHYQELGGEIRFKAGVQSLIVNQDQVVGVRLASGEELMAESVISTIGAASTKALAPDCLEGDQDDYVGRMSFVESIYLLPRAELTGIRHDSTCVFFSEREQFIYHRPVEAMDLSVGVINFPENFAGLPETEMVQIRVTHPANYEIFRQADIGASQGRSSGYLEMKSAWQERSLAKIGKMIGNFSQNIVYQDTFTPLTIEEYSGKADGAVYGSPLKVKDGRTRYPNLFLAGTDQGFLGIVGAMLSGVTIVNQHLLTTI
- a CDS encoding acyl carrier protein, with the protein product MTRDAISDIIIEIIKDIDEEADTTTLAADQPLRDQLDLDSMDFLDIVMELRKRYKLQIPEEDYPQLATLESCVNYLEPKLRDF
- a CDS encoding beta-ketoacyl-[acyl-carrier-protein] synthase family protein, with the translated sequence MDILPAQQRIVITGVGLAAPNADNLTDFRAKVLAGRSEIREIELRYMGKAPAGVCTFPETKYRKKKDNKRGTRAGCLGVYAAHEALADAGIDFSEYRRDATGVYIGLTEHGTVETENEVYNISQYGYNVDYWTHHHNPRTVLNNPAGEITMSLGITGPHYSVGAACAAGNAALIQGAQMLRLGEVDLALCGGISESVGSFGIFASFKAQGALAAHPDPTKASRPFDLDRDGIVISEGACLYCLETLDRALMRGAKIYGEIVGYAMNSDALDFVMPHGPRQAECVRLALKRAGLRPDEVDIVNTHATGTRQGDIEECRGLIEIFADCPSTYFNNTKSIIGHAMGAAGVLELAANLPAFDDHMVHPTINVDRLDPECALPNLVLNVPQAVDKVDIILNNSFGMVGINSVIIVKKFA